The Sulfurospirillum halorespirans DSM 13726 genome has a window encoding:
- a CDS encoding gamma carbonic anhydrase family protein encodes MIMEFQGLSPCIASDVFIAPSADIIGDVCIGEGSSVWFGCVIRGDVNSIAIGKRTSIQDLSMIHVTHFKKADRSDGFATTIGDDVTIAHRVMLHGCIIEDACLIGMSATILDGAVIGKESIVGANSLVTKNKIFPPRSLIMGNPAKVVRELSDEEVASLYHSADNYVKFKAMYQSV; translated from the coding sequence ATGATTATGGAGTTTCAAGGCTTATCGCCTTGCATCGCTTCGGATGTTTTTATAGCTCCTAGTGCGGACATTATCGGTGACGTGTGCATCGGTGAAGGAAGTTCCGTTTGGTTTGGCTGTGTCATCAGGGGCGATGTAAACTCCATCGCCATTGGCAAACGAACTTCGATTCAAGACCTCAGTATGATTCATGTCACGCACTTTAAAAAAGCCGATCGCAGTGATGGATTTGCCACCACCATCGGCGATGATGTAACCATCGCACACCGTGTGATGCTGCATGGGTGCATCATTGAAGATGCCTGTTTGATCGGGATGAGTGCGACAATTTTAGATGGTGCGGTGATTGGCAAAGAGTCGATTGTTGGGGCGAATTCATTGGTGACTAAAAACAAAATCTTCCCACCACGCTCGCTCATTATGGGCAATCCTGCGAAAGTCGTACGCGAACTGAGTGACGAAGAGGTCGCATCGCTTTACCATTCCGCCGATAATTATGTGAAATTTAAAGCGATGTATCAGTCGGTTTAA
- a CDS encoding 3'-5' exonuclease, producing MRAFDSYIQKMTQKPIFHKEFFAKMHTFKELEFVDVEDLSMLKLLGLPITKYNNYAFTLETLNMPITQGKFCIVDIEANGSKPTLHQIIEIGAVMIENGKEVAEFSSLAKTDVLPDSIEQLTGISLAELQTAPSLSSVLEAFRLFIKDAVFVAHNVNFDYYFISYSLEQAGFGPLLNRRLDTIDLAKKCIEAPKYGLGALTEYLGIGFENHHRALCDAKATAQVFFKALEKLPQEVQSVEQLIAFTKPHNQKKKKKEKPVKPTDTSL from the coding sequence GTGAGAGCCTTCGATAGCTACATCCAGAAGATGACGCAAAAGCCCATTTTTCACAAAGAGTTTTTTGCCAAAATGCACACCTTTAAAGAGTTGGAATTTGTGGATGTTGAAGACCTTTCCATGCTGAAGCTTTTAGGACTTCCCATCACGAAATACAATAACTACGCATTTACACTAGAGACGCTGAATATGCCCATAACGCAGGGGAAATTTTGCATCGTGGACATTGAAGCCAATGGGAGCAAACCCACCTTGCATCAGATCATCGAAATTGGTGCGGTGATGATTGAAAATGGCAAAGAAGTGGCGGAGTTCTCCTCACTAGCCAAAACCGATGTTTTGCCCGATAGCATCGAACAACTCACGGGCATCAGTCTTGCAGAGCTTCAGACGGCACCTTCTTTGAGCTCCGTTTTAGAAGCGTTTCGCCTGTTTATTAAAGACGCGGTTTTTGTGGCACACAATGTCAATTTTGACTACTATTTTATCTCCTATTCGTTAGAGCAAGCAGGCTTTGGACCGCTATTGAACCGAAGACTGGATACGATTGATTTGGCGAAAAAATGTATTGAAGCACCTAAATATGGGCTTGGCGCACTGACAGAGTATTTGGGCATCGGTTTTGAAAACCATCACCGCGCATTGTGCGATGCGAAAGCCACGGCACAAGTTTTTTTTAAAGCGTTGGAAAAATTACCGCAAGAGGTTCAAAGCGTTGAGCAGTTGATTGCGTTTACCAAACCGCACAATCAAAAAAAGAAGAAAAAAGAGAAGCCTGTTAAACCGACTGATACATCGCTTTAA
- a CDS encoding phosphoribosylanthranilate isomerase codes for MWVKICGITNLEDALCAVDAGADALGFVFYTQSPRYITPENAKAIAEKLPLHVKKMGLFVDATPEEIELTCKASKMDMAQIHFEVDDAFWSALKVPYLRVVRAQKASDIAQYKGLIRLVDAYVDGFGGGGKQIDLSWFENADCDNIILAGGLSPENVAQIKPLGFYGVDVSSGVERNKGVKDHDKVSAFIQRAKA; via the coding sequence ATGTGGGTTAAAATTTGTGGTATTACCAATCTTGAAGACGCCTTGTGCGCGGTAGATGCGGGTGCGGACGCACTTGGATTTGTCTTTTATACACAGTCTCCTCGCTACATAACCCCTGAAAATGCGAAAGCAATTGCAGAGAAATTGCCTTTACATGTAAAGAAAATGGGGCTGTTTGTGGATGCGACGCCAGAGGAAATTGAGCTTACATGTAAAGCCTCTAAAATGGATATGGCGCAGATTCATTTTGAGGTAGATGATGCCTTTTGGAGTGCTTTAAAAGTGCCTTATTTACGCGTTGTGAGAGCTCAAAAAGCTTCTGATATTGCGCAGTACAAAGGCTTGATCAGGCTGGTGGATGCGTATGTAGATGGCTTTGGTGGTGGTGGAAAACAGATCGATCTTTCATGGTTTGAAAATGCAGATTGCGACAATATCATTTTAGCAGGCGGTCTGAGCCCTGAAAATGTTGCACAGATCAAACCGTTAGGCTTTTACGGCGTGGATGTGAGCAGTGGCGTGGAAAGAAACAAGGGCGTTAAAGATCACGACAAAGTAAGCGCATTTATCCAAAGAGCCAAAGCGTGA
- the rpe gene encoding ribulose-phosphate 3-epimerase, translating into MLVAPSILSADFGRLREEIVSICEAGCDLVHVDVMDGHFVPNLTIGPVVVSAVAKASTKPLDIHLMVENNTFFVDLFAPLKPKYISFHIEEEKHPHRLIQKIRDLGISPAIVLNPHTPPSHIEYLLEDLDMVLLMSVNPGFGGQKFIPSVLEKAPILKEMILKRNAKTLIEVDGGVNDQNIHALANAGVDIVVAGNYVFGSNDYKSAIDALKV; encoded by the coding sequence ATGTTAGTGGCTCCAAGCATTCTCTCCGCTGATTTTGGTAGGCTAAGAGAAGAGATAGTATCGATTTGTGAAGCAGGCTGTGATTTGGTCCATGTGGATGTGATGGATGGGCATTTTGTCCCCAATCTCACCATTGGACCTGTCGTGGTCAGTGCGGTGGCTAAGGCTTCTACCAAGCCTCTTGACATTCATTTGATGGTGGAGAATAACACCTTTTTTGTCGATCTTTTTGCTCCTTTAAAACCAAAATACATCTCTTTTCATATTGAAGAGGAAAAACACCCTCACCGTTTGATTCAAAAAATCCGTGACTTAGGTATCTCCCCAGCGATTGTTTTAAACCCGCATACGCCCCCATCCCACATTGAGTATTTGCTTGAAGATTTGGATATGGTGCTTTTAATGAGCGTCAATCCTGGTTTTGGCGGGCAAAAATTTATCCCCAGTGTTTTAGAAAAAGCACCGATTTTAAAAGAGATGATTTTAAAACGCAATGCAAAAACACTCATTGAAGTGGATGGTGGGGTGAATGACCAAAACATTCATGCTTTAGCCAATGCAGGTGTAGACATCGTGGTTGCTGGCAATTATGTTTTTGGTTCAAACGATTACAAAAGCGCTATTGATGCTTTAAAAGTCTAA
- the rpmB gene encoding 50S ribosomal protein L28 — MARKCALTGKGPMVGNNVSHANNKTKRRFLPNLRTVRVTLEDGTTKKIRIAASTLRTMKKNG; from the coding sequence ATGGCAAGAAAATGTGCTCTTACTGGAAAAGGCCCTATGGTTGGTAACAACGTAAGCCATGCGAACAACAAAACTAAAAGAAGATTCCTTCCAAACCTTAGAACTGTCCGTGTGACACTTGAAGATGGAACGACTAAGAAAATTAGAATTGCTGCTTCGACACTTCGTACTATGAAGAAAAACGGCTAA
- the argJ gene encoding bifunctional glutamate N-acetyltransferase/amino-acid acetyltransferase ArgJ → MFTILPLKNGLDNVAGFFCQGVHAGFKPNGNNDVAFIRSNELCDVSSVFTTNVFQAAPIKHFLRYPKGFQTNFILMNAKNANAMTSEKGIEDIETLFGKLKTKFPSIHNPIMSSTGVIGYRLNVEKLSTAFDLFDFNAKDSHATASAIMTTDSFKKELCFKVLLDDDSFFHIAAICKGAGMINPAMATMLCFILTDANIPKADMDELLLPAIEHSFNAVSVDGDTSTNDTVLLLSSKQSGAYHKEAFNEALRLITKELSLMLVRDGEGSTKVVAFEVSGAKSVAEAERAAKALSNSLLVKTALFGEDPNWGRIASTIGASGITCNEESLVIHYDDVLIYSKDQRSLDAEAEKKAAAVMKKESFRIHCELGIGEESFTAYGCDLGHKYVEINADYRT, encoded by the coding sequence ATGTTTACCATCCTACCACTTAAAAATGGACTTGATAACGTAGCTGGTTTTTTCTGCCAAGGCGTTCATGCAGGTTTTAAACCAAACGGCAATAATGATGTTGCATTTATTCGCTCAAACGAACTCTGTGATGTTTCTTCTGTTTTCACCACTAATGTCTTTCAAGCCGCTCCCATTAAGCACTTTTTACGCTACCCCAAAGGGTTTCAAACCAATTTTATTTTAATGAACGCTAAAAATGCCAATGCAATGACCAGTGAAAAAGGGATTGAAGATATAGAGACTCTTTTTGGCAAACTCAAAACGAAATTTCCATCGATTCATAACCCGATTATGAGCTCAACGGGTGTTATTGGCTATCGTCTCAATGTTGAAAAACTCTCAACCGCATTTGATCTGTTTGATTTTAACGCCAAAGATTCACATGCGACTGCATCTGCCATTATGACGACCGACAGTTTTAAAAAAGAGCTCTGCTTTAAAGTGCTTTTAGACGATGACAGCTTCTTTCATATTGCTGCGATCTGTAAAGGTGCAGGTATGATCAACCCTGCAATGGCAACGATGCTCTGCTTTATCCTCACCGATGCCAACATTCCTAAAGCGGATATGGATGAACTTTTACTCCCTGCGATTGAACATTCCTTCAATGCAGTCAGCGTCGATGGCGATACCTCTACAAATGACACTGTCTTGCTTCTAAGCTCAAAACAGAGTGGTGCTTACCATAAAGAAGCGTTTAATGAAGCCCTTCGTTTGATTACCAAAGAGCTAAGCTTAATGCTCGTACGCGATGGCGAAGGCTCAACGAAAGTGGTTGCTTTTGAAGTCAGTGGTGCTAAAAGTGTTGCTGAAGCAGAACGTGCCGCTAAAGCGTTGAGCAATTCATTGCTCGTTAAAACAGCACTTTTTGGCGAAGACCCTAACTGGGGGCGTATTGCTTCGACCATTGGTGCAAGTGGCATTACATGTAACGAAGAAAGTCTTGTCATTCACTACGATGATGTCTTAATTTACTCAAAAGATCAACGCTCACTCGACGCAGAAGCGGAGAAAAAAGCAGCAGCGGTTATGAAAAAAGAGTCGTTTCGCATTCACTGTGAATTGGGAATTGGCGAGGAAAGTTTTACGGCATACGGCTGTGATTTAGGGCATAAATACGTTGAGATTAATGCGGATTATAGGACATAG
- a CDS encoding YdcH family protein, translated as MLHEYREVISKLKVDNAHFAKIFEKHNELDQKIADVDAGREHLSDADLDVLKKEKLRLKDEAYAMIVAYKKEHNL; from the coding sequence ATGCTACACGAATACAGAGAAGTTATCTCAAAACTCAAAGTTGACAATGCGCACTTTGCTAAAATTTTTGAAAAACACAATGAACTTGATCAAAAAATTGCGGATGTCGATGCAGGTAGAGAACATTTGAGTGATGCGGATCTTGATGTACTCAAAAAAGAGAAACTTAGATTGAAAGATGAAGCATACGCTATGATCGTTGCGTATAAAAAAGAGCACAATCTCTAA
- a CDS encoding 3-methyladenine DNA glycosylase: MNSFDLLVALKNQGYLKTTRDPLWWPRSGTFWVIVGAILTQQTKWEKVEESMAHLESAGVDSLESLATLDLEQLSTCIKPSGFYNTKAKNLHLLAKAILETFDSFEVFCETVDREWLLAQKGIGEESADSILCYACQQEAMVVDAYTARLLEGFGYSFESYSALQEWMIEGVVSNQTKVNQLYGKEIALPALFARFHGKIVEFCKENSRGKVVNVERLGI, encoded by the coding sequence ATGAATAGTTTTGATCTTTTGGTCGCCCTTAAAAACCAAGGCTATCTTAAAACCACACGCGATCCTTTGTGGTGGCCGCGTTCTGGCACCTTTTGGGTGATTGTAGGTGCCATCTTAACCCAACAAACAAAATGGGAAAAGGTCGAAGAGAGCATGGCGCATTTGGAAAGCGCAGGGGTCGATAGCTTGGAATCACTTGCTACGCTTGATCTTGAACAGCTTTCAACCTGCATTAAACCCAGTGGTTTTTATAACACGAAAGCTAAAAATCTGCATCTTTTAGCCAAAGCCATTCTTGAAACGTTTGACTCTTTTGAGGTATTTTGCGAAACGGTTGATCGTGAGTGGTTATTGGCGCAAAAAGGGATTGGCGAAGAGAGTGCGGATTCTATTTTATGCTATGCGTGTCAGCAAGAAGCTATGGTGGTGGATGCGTATACCGCTCGCTTATTAGAAGGTTTTGGGTACAGCTTTGAATCGTACAGCGCACTTCAAGAGTGGATGATAGAAGGGGTTGTGAGCAATCAAACCAAAGTCAATCAACTTTATGGAAAAGAGATAGCACTACCTGCGCTATTTGCACGCTTTCATGGAAAAATTGTGGAGTTTTGTAAGGAAAACAGTCGCGGAAAAGTGGTGAATGTAGAGCGTTTGGGCATTTAA
- a CDS encoding TIGR00282 family metallophosphoesterase, which translates to MKIGFIGDIVGKPGRSMLEIHLRKLRQEFGLDLVIANGENASHGFGLCAQHAKELFSYGADILTGGNHSWDKKEIIPLLDVMPILRPLNYPQGVPGKGVSVLHVNEEKVAIINVMGHYGMPMVENPFLRAQKAVDELRAEGVENIIIDFHAEVTSEKRAMHMLLKGNVSAILGTHTHVGTDDLQIVDGTCYVTDVGLSGARDGVIGMDKDAPLKRFLTGLPASLEIPKKCKKILQMVIMEIEEGKCVEAFKLRVFDDQERIIARAVHE; encoded by the coding sequence ATGAAAATAGGCTTTATTGGCGATATTGTGGGCAAGCCAGGTCGTAGTATGCTTGAAATCCACCTTCGAAAACTTCGCCAAGAGTTTGGACTGGATCTCGTGATTGCCAATGGCGAAAATGCCAGCCATGGTTTTGGACTTTGCGCACAGCATGCCAAAGAGCTTTTCTCGTATGGTGCCGACATCCTCACAGGTGGAAATCACTCTTGGGATAAAAAAGAGATCATTCCACTTTTGGATGTGATGCCTATTTTACGACCTCTAAACTACCCACAAGGCGTTCCTGGAAAAGGGGTGAGTGTTTTACATGTAAACGAGGAAAAGGTCGCGATCATCAATGTGATGGGGCATTATGGGATGCCGATGGTTGAAAATCCTTTCCTTCGTGCGCAAAAAGCTGTCGATGAACTTCGCGCTGAAGGTGTTGAGAACATCATCATTGACTTTCATGCGGAAGTGACTTCTGAGAAGAGGGCGATGCACATGCTCTTAAAAGGAAACGTGAGTGCCATTTTAGGTACCCACACGCACGTAGGAACAGATGATCTGCAAATTGTGGATGGAACATGCTATGTAACCGATGTAGGGCTTAGCGGGGCACGTGATGGCGTTATAGGCATGGATAAGGACGCTCCACTCAAACGTTTTCTCACAGGACTTCCAGCTTCCTTAGAAATTCCTAAAAAATGTAAAAAGATTTTGCAGATGGTCATCATGGAAATCGAAGAGGGCAAATGCGTTGAAGCGTTTAAGCTGCGCGTGTTTGATGACCAAGAGCGCATCATCGCACGAGCCGTGCATGAATAG
- the mfd gene encoding transcription-repair coupling factor has protein sequence MLQAACYEFFQTKNDLQLLGVKGEKEAFLASEVALLLGKKSYLLPDLRANLGDDLLSFHEEMVELLRSLHAYYKDPSSKKILIAPIRTLLTPLPKAELFSTFSLEFGMRLYLERFREQMFYWGYLAVDVVQGKGEISIRGDIIDVFPPDSEKALRLSLFDDEVESIRFFDCESQKSEKEELESYTLFPALFALDEERHTQMQRRIDSLKSDSFTKDIHSLGLWVLGESGAVYTESFKTYLSADALEELGEIALFDEEGAQKLQNLPCIPEAKHYREIAPSNIKTFLELHQAKKITVLARNEVLLRMVDVDSLHVKWVQSERIVNIMNAEEIILSLNKPTTKIKRKRANIVLDELKNGDYVVHENYGIGIFKGLTQATVLGATKDFVLIEYLGDDKLLLPVENLHVIDRYIGESGGLVSVDRLGKGSFQKLKAKTKERLLEIASEIIAIAAKREMVDGLSLAMEEGEMVQFEADAGFAYTEDQKRVIGEILSDFKSGKMMDRLLSGDVGFGKTEVAMNAIFATIRNGFQALLIAPTTLLCSQHFKSLSSRFAKYNIKVAQLDRFTTAAQKQVILKELKSGALQVCVGTHSLFEVELFNPALVVVDEEHKFGVKQKEKLKNFRENVHILSMSATPIPRSLNMALSSIKQYSQLLTPPNDREDVRTFVKEYDAKVIKEAIIREMRRGGQVFFVHNRIATIEAKRKELLSMMPSLRILTLHSEISATVTEKEMLHFEEKAYDVLLSTSIIESGIHIPNVNTILIDSADHFGMADLHQLRGRVGRSRRQGFCYFLVKDKEELSESAKKRLIALESNSYLGSGSILAYHDLEIRGGGNLVGEAQSGHLKNIGYSLYLRMLEDAINSLMGKTPIASREVDIKLSISAFISDSYIPEDRVRLELYRRLSKCGSIHDVLEIEEEMVDRFGKLDVPTKQFLQLIEIKILATAQNIVLVSNYAQNITIKYEDEKKITLQSRSRDDDDVIATVLAQLRGKA, from the coding sequence TTGTTACAAGCTGCGTGTTATGAATTTTTTCAGACCAAAAATGACCTCCAACTTTTAGGTGTTAAAGGCGAAAAAGAGGCTTTCTTAGCCTCTGAAGTCGCTCTGCTTTTAGGTAAAAAAAGCTATCTCTTACCCGATCTTAGAGCCAATCTAGGCGATGATCTACTCTCCTTTCATGAAGAGATGGTGGAGCTTTTACGCTCATTGCATGCGTACTACAAAGATCCTTCCAGCAAAAAGATCTTAATTGCCCCGATTCGAACCCTCTTAACGCCGCTTCCCAAAGCCGAACTATTTAGTACATTTTCGTTAGAATTTGGGATGCGTCTGTATCTGGAGCGCTTTCGTGAGCAGATGTTTTACTGGGGTTATCTCGCGGTCGATGTGGTACAAGGCAAAGGTGAAATCTCCATTCGGGGTGACATCATCGATGTTTTCCCCCCAGATAGCGAAAAAGCGTTGCGTCTGAGTCTTTTTGATGATGAAGTAGAGAGCATTCGTTTTTTTGACTGTGAAAGCCAAAAAAGTGAGAAAGAAGAGTTGGAGAGCTATACCCTTTTTCCAGCCCTTTTTGCCCTTGATGAAGAGCGTCATACCCAGATGCAAAGGCGTATCGATTCGCTTAAAAGCGATAGCTTTACTAAAGACATTCACTCTCTTGGACTTTGGGTCTTAGGCGAGAGTGGCGCTGTGTACACGGAAAGTTTTAAAACCTATTTGAGTGCAGATGCGCTCGAAGAGCTGGGTGAAATCGCTCTGTTTGATGAAGAAGGAGCCCAAAAACTTCAAAACCTTCCTTGCATTCCTGAAGCAAAACATTACCGTGAAATTGCGCCTAGCAATATCAAAACATTTTTAGAACTCCATCAAGCAAAGAAGATTACGGTTCTGGCACGAAATGAAGTTTTGCTTCGTATGGTGGATGTGGATTCTTTACATGTAAAGTGGGTTCAGAGTGAGCGCATTGTTAACATTATGAACGCGGAAGAGATCATTCTCTCCCTCAATAAGCCAACCACGAAAATCAAACGAAAACGTGCCAATATTGTCCTCGATGAGCTTAAAAATGGCGATTATGTCGTGCATGAAAACTATGGTATTGGTATTTTTAAAGGGTTAACCCAAGCGACCGTGCTTGGTGCGACCAAAGATTTTGTTTTGATCGAATATTTGGGCGATGACAAGCTTTTATTGCCCGTTGAGAATTTACATGTAATCGATCGTTACATCGGCGAAAGCGGTGGTTTGGTCAGTGTGGATCGCCTTGGAAAAGGCAGTTTCCAAAAACTAAAAGCCAAAACCAAAGAGCGACTGTTAGAAATTGCCAGCGAAATCATCGCTATTGCCGCCAAGCGTGAGATGGTTGATGGACTAAGCCTAGCCATGGAAGAGGGCGAAATGGTTCAGTTTGAAGCGGACGCTGGATTTGCCTACACGGAAGATCAAAAACGGGTCATTGGCGAAATTCTGAGCGATTTTAAAAGCGGTAAAATGATGGATCGACTTTTAAGTGGTGATGTCGGTTTTGGTAAAACAGAAGTCGCGATGAATGCCATTTTTGCGACCATTCGAAATGGTTTTCAAGCCCTGTTAATTGCCCCTACCACGCTTTTATGTTCGCAACACTTTAAAAGTCTCTCATCGCGTTTTGCCAAGTACAACATCAAAGTAGCACAACTCGATCGTTTTACGACTGCGGCGCAAAAGCAGGTCATTTTAAAAGAGCTTAAAAGTGGTGCTTTGCAGGTGTGTGTGGGAACGCATTCACTTTTTGAAGTCGAACTGTTCAATCCAGCGCTTGTTGTGGTTGACGAAGAGCATAAATTTGGTGTAAAGCAAAAAGAGAAGCTTAAAAATTTCCGTGAAAACGTTCATATTCTCTCCATGAGTGCCACGCCCATTCCTCGAAGTCTCAATATGGCGCTCAGTTCCATCAAGCAGTACTCCCAACTGCTCACACCTCCCAATGACAGAGAAGATGTGCGAACCTTTGTGAAAGAGTACGATGCCAAAGTGATTAAAGAGGCGATTATTCGCGAGATGAGACGTGGGGGTCAAGTCTTTTTTGTTCACAATCGCATCGCGACCATCGAAGCTAAACGCAAAGAGCTACTCTCCATGATGCCAAGTCTTCGCATCTTAACACTTCACTCAGAAATTAGCGCGACCGTAACCGAAAAAGAGATGTTGCACTTTGAAGAGAAGGCGTACGATGTGCTTTTGAGCACTTCCATCATCGAATCAGGCATTCATATTCCCAATGTGAATACGATTCTTATCGACTCCGCCGATCATTTTGGTATGGCAGATTTGCACCAACTTCGTGGTCGTGTGGGACGCTCACGGCGTCAAGGCTTTTGCTACTTTTTGGTGAAAGATAAAGAAGAGCTCTCTGAGTCGGCTAAAAAACGCCTTATTGCCCTTGAGTCTAATTCGTATCTGGGCAGTGGCTCCATCCTTGCGTATCATGACCTTGAAATCAGAGGTGGCGGTAACTTGGTTGGTGAAGCTCAAAGTGGGCATCTGAAAAACATCGGATACTCTTTGTATTTACGAATGCTCGAAGATGCGATTAACTCCTTGATGGGTAAAACACCGATTGCTTCGCGCGAAGTGGACATCAAGCTCTCGATCAGTGCGTTTATCAGCGATAGTTACATTCCCGAAGATCGCGTCCGTTTAGAGCTTTACAGACGTTTGAGTAAATGTGGAAGTATCCATGATGTCTTAGAGATCGAAGAAGAGATGGTGGATCGTTTTGGCAAGCTTGATGTTCCAACAAAACAGTTTTTGCAGCTTATCGAGATTAAAATTTTAGCGACAGCTCAGAACATCGTGCTCGTTTCCAATTACGCCCAAAACATTACGATCAAATACGAAGATGAGAAAAAAATAACCTTGCAATCACGCAGTCGTGACGATGATGATGTCATCGCAACCGTGCTAGCTCAGCTAAGAGGCAAAGCATGA
- a CDS encoding bactofilin family protein — MGIFNKADQCSVPASETTIVASGAKIEGIFNCQTRLHVDGEIIGKVLSDSIVTIGKQGKISGEINASRLIINGLFEGNANCDNVEVLEGGKLLGKVISKELVIEAKAIFEGESKIKTQSVEAPSYEEQRD, encoded by the coding sequence ATGGGAATCTTTAATAAAGCTGATCAATGCTCAGTACCCGCTTCCGAAACAACCATCGTAGCCAGTGGAGCCAAAATTGAGGGCATTTTTAACTGCCAAACACGTTTACATGTAGACGGTGAAATTATCGGGAAAGTGCTCTCTGATAGCATTGTCACTATTGGAAAACAAGGAAAAATTAGTGGTGAGATTAATGCAAGCCGTTTGATTATCAATGGTCTTTTTGAAGGCAATGCAAATTGTGATAACGTTGAAGTGCTTGAGGGCGGTAAATTATTGGGTAAAGTGATCTCCAAAGAGCTTGTCATTGAAGCCAAAGCCATCTTTGAAGGCGAAAGCAAAATTAAAACGCAGAGTGTGGAAGCACCTTCGTATGAAGAACAAAGGGATTGA
- a CDS encoding M23 family metallopeptidase, producing the protein MKNKFTVTISDVHGSRHFLLHQLIKKFLLYFTLFVALSILIGSFVILFLMKEVSTLEAKKESAVNERNILLEQNEELQAKISEKAQEYENIRDKISTMEEMIGLRVNEEENIDSRIEEIDLTIIQQKTFFDNIPSGDVMAYSEISSPFGWRENPILKRRIFHSGLDLRSPVGTPILAPADGVVKFTEYNQNSGYGNVISLSHNYGFESYYAHLLNKPVVKEGQFVRKGDLIAYSGNSGMSTGPHLHYELKFIGRTLNPEPFVHWKGSNFAEIFKKEKRVTWESLIKLINAQYPLPKQPS; encoded by the coding sequence GTGAAAAATAAATTTACCGTCACGATCTCCGATGTGCATGGTTCACGACATTTTTTATTGCATCAGTTGATTAAAAAGTTTTTACTCTATTTTACGCTTTTCGTTGCTTTGTCTATTTTAATTGGAAGCTTTGTCATTTTGTTTTTGATGAAAGAGGTCTCAACATTGGAAGCCAAAAAAGAGAGTGCGGTCAATGAGCGCAATATCCTTTTGGAACAAAATGAAGAGCTGCAAGCCAAAATTTCAGAAAAAGCACAAGAGTACGAAAATATTCGCGATAAAATTAGCACGATGGAAGAGATGATCGGTCTTCGTGTGAATGAAGAGGAAAATATCGACAGTCGCATCGAAGAGATTGACCTTACGATCATTCAGCAAAAAACATTTTTTGATAATATTCCTAGTGGCGATGTGATGGCGTACAGCGAAATCTCTTCACCCTTTGGTTGGCGCGAAAACCCCATTTTAAAACGACGTATTTTCCATTCGGGATTGGATTTAAGGTCTCCTGTGGGAACACCGATTTTAGCCCCAGCGGATGGCGTGGTGAAATTTACGGAGTATAACCAAAACAGTGGTTACGGGAATGTTATTTCCCTCAGCCATAATTATGGATTTGAGAGTTATTATGCACATTTACTAAACAAACCTGTCGTTAAAGAGGGGCAATTCGTTAGAAAAGGTGATTTGATTGCCTATTCTGGCAACAGTGGCATGTCAACGGGACCTCATTTACATTATGAGTTAAAATTTATTGGACGCACACTTAATCCTGAGCCTTTTGTTCATTGGAAAGGATCTAATTTTGCGGAAATCTTTAAAAAGGAGAAGAGAGTCACATGGGAATCTTTAATAAAGCTGATCAATGCTCAGTACCCGCTTCCGAAACAACCATCGTAG